One Gemmatimonadaceae bacterium genomic region harbors:
- a CDS encoding amidohydrolase → MRGQARARWRSRAGRSVALLLLAACRPAEQPAADRIFVNARIWTGDSARPEATALALRGDRIIAVGSDSAVRAMAGSAARMEDLGGRRMIPGFHDAHWHLPTRRSADLVNASDPAEIVRRLQSFARTLPPEAWITGRGWTPDMFPRNTAHRRYLDSAFADRAVLLTDRDGHQVLANQRALSLAGVGVETPEPAGGAIIRDADGRPTGLLQETASALVRRHLPDPTADEVYAAMREEMHRAASKGLTALQLASAPDSVESSAFERALADDSMLVRWRIALPFRKDAGDSAFRAWKALGARWSGPLLRTGIAKGMLDGTVDAGTAAMLAPYAIGEGSGLPRWSAEELNTTVARYDSAGIQVELHAIGDRAIRMALDAFEVAARRNGARDHRHRIEHLEVPDPSDIPRFGRLGVIASTQAIFATPDKTTLENYVPLLGPARAQHAMPFKDLDDAGTRQAFGSDYPVFPMDPLLGTWIAVTRQNPDGTPAGGWFPEHRLTLEAALRHYTAGSAYAAFREQDIGVLREGMLADFVVLSEEIIGVAPTALLRTRPVLTVMGGRDTYRAK, encoded by the coding sequence CCGCGCTCGCCCTTCGCGGCGATCGCATCATCGCCGTCGGGAGCGATTCGGCGGTGCGCGCGATGGCCGGGAGTGCGGCGCGCATGGAGGACCTGGGCGGTCGCCGGATGATCCCGGGGTTCCACGACGCGCACTGGCACCTGCCCACGCGCCGCAGTGCCGACCTGGTGAACGCCAGCGATCCCGCGGAGATCGTCCGCCGGCTGCAATCGTTCGCGCGCACGCTCCCGCCTGAGGCGTGGATCACGGGGCGCGGGTGGACGCCGGACATGTTCCCGCGCAATACCGCGCACCGTCGATACCTGGACAGCGCCTTTGCCGATCGCGCGGTGTTGCTCACCGACCGCGATGGGCACCAGGTGCTGGCCAACCAGCGCGCCCTCTCGCTCGCCGGCGTGGGCGTGGAGACACCGGAACCGGCGGGGGGTGCGATCATCCGCGACGCCGATGGCAGGCCCACCGGCCTGCTGCAGGAGACGGCGAGCGCGCTGGTGCGCCGGCACCTCCCTGATCCCACGGCCGACGAGGTGTACGCGGCGATGCGCGAGGAGATGCACCGCGCCGCGTCGAAGGGGCTTACCGCATTGCAACTGGCGAGTGCACCCGACTCGGTCGAGTCGAGCGCCTTCGAGCGGGCGCTCGCCGACGACTCGATGCTCGTGCGCTGGCGCATTGCCCTCCCGTTCCGCAAGGACGCCGGCGACTCGGCGTTCCGGGCGTGGAAGGCGTTAGGCGCGCGCTGGTCGGGGCCACTCCTGCGCACCGGGATCGCCAAGGGGATGCTGGACGGGACGGTCGATGCAGGGACGGCGGCGATGCTGGCCCCGTATGCGATTGGCGAGGGCTCGGGGCTCCCGCGCTGGAGCGCGGAGGAACTCAACACGACCGTCGCGCGCTATGACAGCGCCGGGATCCAGGTGGAGCTGCACGCCATTGGCGACCGGGCGATCCGGATGGCACTGGACGCCTTCGAGGTGGCGGCCAGGCGCAACGGGGCGCGCGACCACCGGCACCGCATCGAGCATCTCGAGGTTCCCGACCCGAGCGACATTCCGCGCTTTGGCCGCCTGGGAGTCATCGCCTCCACGCAAGCCATCTTCGCCACGCCCGACAAGACGACGCTGGAGAACTACGTCCCCCTCCTGGGGCCGGCGCGCGCGCAGCACGCGATGCCGTTCAAGGACCTGGACGACGCCGGGACCCGGCAGGCGTTCGGGAGCGACTATCCCGTCTTCCCGATGGATCCCTTGTTAGGCACCTGGATCGCGGTCACGCGCCAGAACCCCGACGGGACGCCGGCCGGCGGGTGGTTTCCCGAGCACCGCCTCACGCTCGAAGCGGCGCTGCGGCACTACACCGCCGGCTCGGCGTACGCCGCCTTCCGCGAGCAGGACATCGGCGTGCTGCGCGAGGGAATGCTCGCCGATTTCGTGGTGCTCTCGGAGGAAATCATCGGCGTGGCGCCCACGGCGCTGCTCAGGACCAGGCCCGTGCTCACCGTGATGGGAGGGCGAGACACGTACCGCGCGAAGTGA